One Desulfofundulus luciae genomic window, GCAGCTTTGCCGACCCCGATGCCCGCTGGGGCTTCAAGAGAATGAGCCCTTTTTTGGTTACAAGGTGCACGCTACGGCCACCGAGGAAGGTTTCGTGACGGCGGTAAAGGTTACCCCTGGCAATGAGGCTGAAGCACCCCAGTTGCCCGAACTAGTGGAAGAGACCTCAAGAAGGGGCTTACGACCACGCCGTCTGACTGCCGACAAGGGCTATGATTACCCGAACATCCATGAATACCTCCAGGAAAGGAATATCAGGCCTTATATTCCGGAAAGGGCGTCCGCTAAGAAGGAAACTGGCTTCACTTATGATGGTGAAAAGGACTGCATGGTCTGCCCCCAGGGTAAGGTTTCCATTGGTAAGACTGAGCACCAAAATGGCGGCTACATCTACTACTTTTCCAAGAAGGACTGCCAGAAGTGTCCTTTAAAGCAGGGTTGCCTTGGCGAAGGGAGCACTCATAAAAGGGTCTACCGCAGCGAATCACCGCTCAAAAAGGTACGCGCCAAATGTCTAAAAGTAGCCATGAGGGTGAGGAAAGGGATAGAAAGGGTTTTCGGCCATGCCAAGACCTGGCATAAGATGGCCCGCGTCCGCTATCGTGGGATAAAGCGCGTGGCTCTACAGGTCTTTTTGACTTTTATGGTAACAAATGCTAAGAAGGCAGTGCTGGTAGGGTAATGTGAGAACTGCTGAGCCTAAATATGGCAAGGCTTTGAGAGTATACAATTCAAATTAGTGCCACGCAATTTGTTCCATTTTATGGGTAGCTTGGTAGATGTGATGGGTTGTTCTTTGACCCAATTTTTCAGAGACCTCATAAAACAAACTTGCCTGTCACCTTCGACAACACCACCGTCACGGCTTACGGTAACTTTGGTTTGTTTGAAGGACTGAAGCAAGCCATTGGCTTTGCCGATATCTTACGGCAGCATCTCACAGTCAGAAGGCATCATAACTGTAGCTATAGCGCCGCCGAACTCATTGCGACCATGATTGATTGCGCGGCCTCGGCCTCCTTCCAAACAATTTGTAGCAACTGAGATACATGACCAGCTTTCTGGGAAGGTGTACCCGCCGGTCCTTTAGTAGTCCTGGAGTCTCCGGTTTTGGCACTCTGGTTGGGCGAGAAGGCAATGTGCAAACTGGGCTGGATCGCTGATGCATTAGGGAGCCTGGCTAAGAAGGCACCTGATCAGGATAGAGAGATATTAAGTTCTTATACGGTCAAAAGTGTTAATGATTTGTTCGGAAGGCGCCTACAACGAAAGGGGCATAAGGTGAATGGCGGCCTGTAAGCCACAAATAGAAAAGGAGAGGGATAACTACCCCTGCCAGGGAAACGGCAAAGTATTGTTTATCGCTTCTGTCTATACTCACTTGGCTGCCTTTC contains:
- a CDS encoding transposase, which produces MGLQENEPFFGYKVHATATEEGFVTAVKVTPGNEAEAPQLPELVEETSRRGLRPRRLTADKGYDYPNIHEYLQERNIRPYIPERASAKKETGFTYDGEKDCMVCPQGKVSIGKTEHQNGGYIYYFSKKDCQKCPLKQGCLGEGSTHKRVYRSESPLKKVRAKCLKVAMRVRKGIERVFGHAKTWHKMARVRYRGIKRVALQVFLTFMVTNAKKAVLVG